The following coding sequences are from one Sciurus carolinensis chromosome 11, mSciCar1.2, whole genome shotgun sequence window:
- the Lin7c gene encoding protein lin-7 homolog C yields the protein MAALGEPVRLERDICRAIELLEKLQRSGEVPPQKLQALQRVLQSEFCNAVREVYEHVYETVDISSSPEVRANATAKATVAAFAASEGHSHPRVVELPKTEEGLGFNIMGGKEQNSPIYISRIIPGGIADRHGGLKRGDQLLSVNGVSVEGEHHEKAVELLKAAQGKVKLVVRYTPKVLEEMESRFEKMRSAKRRQQT from the exons ATGGCGGCGCTGGGCGAACCCGTACGCCTGGAGAGGG ATATTTGTAGAGCAATTGAATTGTTGGAAAAACTACAAAGGAGTGGAGAGGTACCACCACAGAAACTTCAGGCTTTACAAAGAGTCCTTCAGAGTGAGTTCTGCAATGCTGTAAGAGAG GTATATGAACATGTCTATGAGACTGTGGATATTAGTAGCAGTCCTGAAGTGAGAGCTAATGCAACTGCAAag GCTACTGTCGCTGCATTTGCTGCCAGTGAAGGACATTCTCATCCTCGAGTTGTTGAGCTACCCAAAACAGAAGAGGGTCTTGGGTTCAATATTATGGGAGGCAAAGAACAAAACTCTCCAATCTACATATCTCGAATAATTCCAGGTGGAATAGCTGATAGGCATGGGGGCCTCAAACGAGGAGATCAACTCCTTTCTGTTAATGGAGTG agcgTTGAAGGAGAACATCATGAAAAAGCTGTAGAACTGCTGAAAGCAGCCCAAGGAAAAGTTAAATTAGTAGTACGGTATACACCCAAAGTCTTAGAAGAAATGGAGTCACGTTTTGAAAAAATGAGATCTGCAAAACGCAGACAACAGACCTAA